A portion of the Cryptomeria japonica chromosome 5, Sugi_1.0, whole genome shotgun sequence genome contains these proteins:
- the LOC131036782 gene encoding peroxidase 64: MDCGLGHSSKKSIRNRFQMAVMKGILVMVQVMACVGLQSEYYQTSCPNVQTIVRDAVRVAFQSDNTVAAALLRLHFHDCFVRGCDGSVLIDSSGRIKAEKDGPPNLSLHAFFVIDNAKAKLESACPATVSCADILALTARDAIILAGGPDWEVPLGRKDGKVSRAKDTTALPAPTFNISQLLQSFSQRGLSAHDLVALAGGHTLGFSHCSSFRNRIHNFSNTQEVDPSLHPTFAETLRKACPVGNTQKNAGALLDSTATRFDNQYYKNVVAGKGLFSSDAALYTDGGTKQLAHQYAASRLLFYRDFVKSMVKMSSIPGQGSEEVRLNCRKFN, encoded by the exons ATGGACTGTGGACTGGGGCACTCGTCAAAGAAATCCATAAGGAATCGCTTTCAAATGGCTGTGATGAAAGGAATATTAGTAATGGTGCAGGTGATGGCTTGTGTGGGGTTGCAGTCGGAATACTATCAAACGAGCTGTCCCAATGTGCAGACAATCGTCAGAGACGCCGTTCGGGTGGCATTTCAGTCTGACAACACCGTCGCTGCAGCGCTTCTTCGGCTGCATTTTCATGATTGTTTCGTCCGG GGCTGCGATGGATCAGTTCTGATCGATTCGAGCGGAAGAATTAAGGCGGAAAAAGACGGCCCGCCAAATTTGTCTCTGCACGCTTTCTTTGTAATCGACAATGCTAAAGCGAAATTGGAGTCTGCGTGTCCTGCTACCGTTTCCTGCGCTGACATCCTCGCCTTGACTGCTAGAGACGCTATTATCTTG GCAGGAGGCCCGGATTGGGAAGTTCCTTTGGGGCGAAAGGATGGGAAAGTATCGAGGGCCAAAGACACCACAGCCTTGCCTGCGCCGACCTTCAACATTTCACAGCTTCTTCAGAGTTTTTCTCAAAGAGGACTCTCAGCGCATGATCTCGTAGCACT TGCAGGGGGTCATACTTTAGGCTTCTCTCATTGCTCTTCGTTTCGCAATAGAATTCACAACTTTAGCAACACACAGGAGGTAGATCCGAGTTTGCACCCAACCTTTGCTGAGACATTGAGGAAGGCATGCCCGGTTGGAAACACGCAAAAGAACGCAGGAGCGTTATTGGATTCCACTGCAACTCGGTTTGACAACCAATATTACAAGAACGTGGTGGCGGGGAAGGGGCTGTTCTCTTCTGATGCTGCGCTCTATACTGATGGCGGAACAAAGCAGTTGGCTCACCAGTATGCCGCCAGTCGCCTTCTTTTCTACCGTGACTTCGTCAAATCCATGGTAAAGATGAGTAGCATCCCCGGACAAGGATCAGAGGAAGTGAGGCTCAACTGCCGAAAGTTCAATTAA